In one window of Tenrec ecaudatus isolate mTenEca1 chromosome 3, mTenEca1.hap1, whole genome shotgun sequence DNA:
- the LOC142443184 gene encoding uncharacterized protein LOC142443184, with translation MKNTSLNRLHVLQESLTFNDVAVKFTWEEWQLLNPAQKTLYQDVMLENYCNLVFIDLIILESNQNRRNKIHKSVVLSEDEKTFRHIEQEQFCTEMQIIGILDNNYECSQCGQKFKKLFKLNAHYQRSHGGQKLGKSLQCGKSVHSVSYLKGHQEPHVAGMSCVCSECGKGFTRKSDLTALLQTHTGEKPHVCGECRKGFILKNPLTVHQRTHTGEKPHVCRECGKTFIWKSKLTVHQRTHTGEKSHVCGQCGKAFLRKDGLTVHQRTHTGEKPHVCGECGKAFIWKNALTVHQRTHTGEKPHVCGQCGKAFLRKDALTVHQRTHTGEKPHVCGQCGKTFISKSKLTVHQRTHTGEKSHVCGQCGKAFLRKNALTVHQRTHTGEKPHVCGECGKAFIWKNALTVHQRTHTGEKPHVCGQCGKTFISKSKLTVHQRTHTGEKSHVCGQCGKAFLRKEGLTVHQRTHTGEKPHVCGECGKAFIWKNALTVHQRTHTGEKPHVCGECGKAFIRKDVLTVHQRTHTFFNIPLLD, from the exons atgaaaaatacatcATTAAATAGACTCCACgtactacaggaatcactgacattcaatgatgtggctgtaaagttcacctgggaggaatggcagctcctgaaccctgctcagaagaccctatatcaggatgtgatgttggagaactattgcAACCTGGTtttcattg atttaatcattctggaatcaAATCAGAACAGAAGGAACAAAATACacaagtcagttgtgctcagtgaagatgagaaaacttttcgccatattgaacaagagcaattttgtactgaaatg CAGATTATTGGTATATTAGATAATAACTATGAATGCAGTCaatgtgggcaaaaattcaagaaactGTTCAAACTCAATGCACATTATCAAAGAAGTCATGGAGGGCAAAAGCTAGGAAAATCATTGCAATGTGGAAAAAGTgttcacagtgtatcataccttaagggacatcaggaacctcatgtggcaggaatgtcctgtgtatgcagtgaatgtgggaaaggcttcaccaggaagagcGATCTCACTGCTCTActgcaaactcatactggagagaaaccccatgtatgtggtgaatgtcgAAAAGGCTTTATCTTGAAGAatcctctcactgttcatcagcgaactcatactggagagaaaccccatgtatgtcgtgAATGCGGAAAAACTTTTATCTGGAAGAGtaagcttactgttcatcagcgaactcatactggagagaaatcccatgtatgtggtcaatgtggaaaagcctttctcaggaaggatggtctaactgttcatcagcgaactcatactggagagaaaccacatgtatgtggtgaatgtggaaaagcctttatctggaagaatgctctcactgttcatcagcgaactcatactggagagaaaccccatgtatgtggtcaatgtggaaaagcctttctcaggaaggatgctctcactgttcatcagcgaactcatactggagagaaacctcatgtatgtggtcaatgtggaaaaactttTATCAGCAAAAGtaagcttactgttcatcagcgaactcatactggagagaaatcccatgtatgtggtcagtgtggaaaagcctttctcaggaagaatgctctcactgttcatcagcgaactcatactggagagaaaccacatgtatgtggtgaatgtggaaaagcctttatctggaagaatgctctcactgttcatcagcgaactcatactggagagaaacctcatgtatgtggtcaatgtggaaaaactttTATCAGCAAAAGtaagcttactgttcatcagcgaactcatactggagagaaatcccatgtatgtggtcagtgtggaaaagcctttctcaggaaggagggtctaactgttcatcagcgaactcatactggagagaaaccacatgtatgtggtgaatgtggaaaagcctttatctggaagaatgctctcactgttcatcagcgaactcatactggagagaaaccccatgtatgtggtgaatgtggcaaagcctttatcaggaaggatgttctcactgttcatcagcgaactcatactt tttttaatattcctctTTTGGATTGA